CGGCCTGCTGGCAGGCAATTCGCGAGGAAGCCCGGCAGCGTAAACTGGCAGGCATCGACAAACTTCCGGCGATCGTCGGCTTCGACCGCGACCGCGCTTCGATAAATGCGGCACTGACGCATATCGCGAATGCCGGCCTGCAGCACAAGATCCATGTCGAACGCCGCGATATCGGCGATGCCGAACCGGCCGCGGGCTGGCCGCCGGGACTGGTGATCTGCAATCCGCCCTACGGCGAACGCCTCGGCGATACGCAGGAAACCGCCGATCTGTATCAACGTTTCGGCGAGATTTTGAAGGCCCGTTTCAACGGCTGGAAGGCGGCATTGATCATCAGCGACCCGGAACTGGGTTTCCGCCTCGGCATTCGCTCGCAAAAGCCGGTCACGCTTTATAACGGCGCACTCGAATGCAAGCTGCTGCGGATGAATATCGAACCCGAGGCGTTCTTCATCCCTAAGGCGAAAACGGCTGAGGAACGTATCAGCCGTGCTGTCGAAGGCAGTCAACAGCCGACCGACGATAGGGCCGGCGCCGAGATGTTCGCGAACCGTCTGCAAAAGAATCTGAAAAAACTCGCCAGATGGGCCAGGCAGAATCAGGTTACCTGCTACCGCGTCTACGATGCGGACCTGCCCGAATTTGCGGTCGCGGTCGATCTTTACCAGGCCGAAGAAACCTGGGTCAACGTGCAGGAATACGAACCGCCGAAAAGCGTCGATCCGTTCAAGGCCGACCGCCGCCTGGCCGGCGTGCTGGCCGAAATTCCGAAAGTGCTGGACATGAAGCGGGAAAATGTGTTCCTGAAAATCCGCCGCAAACAGAAAAATACCGATCAGTACGAGAAACACGGCGAAGCCGGCCGGTTTCATGTCGTCGAGGAAGACGGCTGCAAGTTTTGGGTCAATTTCGAAGACTATCTGGATACCGGGCTGTTTCTCGATCACCGACCGATCCGGCTCCGGATTCAACAGGAGGCCAAAGGCAAGCGCTTTTTGAACCTGTTCGCCTATACCGGCAGCGCAACCGTGCACGCAGCGAAAGGCGGCGCGATCGCAACGACGACGGTCGACATGTCGACTACCTATATCGGTTGGGCAAAACGGAATATGGCGCTGAACCGGCTCGAAGGCGCGCATGAATTCATTCAAGCCGACTGCCTGGAATGGCTGGCTCAAGAAGCCGCGCAGCCCTATTGCCGCCAATACGATCTGATCTTTCTCGACCCGCCGACCTTTTCCAATTCGAAGCGGATGGAAACCGTATTCGACATCCAGAAAGATCACGTGCAATTGATCGCTCAGGCCGCAACGCTTCTGGATGCAAAGGGCGTATTATATTTTTCGACCAATTTCCGGCGTTTCAAAATGGATCATGAAGCGCTGCCCGGTTTGCATATTCAAGACATTAGCGCGGCAACCGTCCCGGAAGATTTCGCCCGCAATCCGAAAATCCATTACTGCTGGAGAATACAAAAAACATGCACAGAGTGAAAATCGTGGTGTCCGGCCGCGTTCAGGGCGTTTATTTCCGACTGTTTACCCAGAACAAGGCCAAACATCTGGCGATCAACGGCACGGTGCAAAACCTGCCGGACGGCCGGGTCGAGATTTATGCCGAAGCCGATCCGTTGATGATCGAGAAATTCATCAAATGGTGCCGCAAAGGCCCGATCACCGCCCGCGTCGACACTATCGAAGTGACCGAACTCGAACCGGAATTCAGCTACAAGTCCTTCGATATCATCTAAGGAAGCTCTGAATAAGTGGTTTTTATAAGCGACACCGTGCGACATCCGTGGCACCTCGCCGAAAATGGGCAAATCCTTCCCGGCAGCGCCCGCTATCGGGGTGATTTCACTCAGTGTTCTCGGTTTTCCAGGGCGAAGGACAAAGGTCTCCCTAGGTCGGCTGCAGCGCCTGCCGAACGTGATAAAGATTGCCCAGGGCAAACAGCAAGTAGAGTTGTTGGGCATTCTTGAACAGCCCCCGGTAACGCACTTTGGTATAGCCGAACTGGCGCTTGACGATCCGGAACGGATGTTCGACCATGGCGCGTAACGGCGCCAGCATGTGGTTGTGAAGGGCTTGCTCTACCGGCAACTCTTCACCCTTCCCCCGCTTGAACGGAAAGGCCCAAACCGGCTCGCCTTCCAGGCGATCCGCCGCTAGATTCCGGTCCTTGCGGGTATAGGCCCGATCGCCCAGCACGACCCGTTCCTCGCCGTGCAGCAACGCCTCCGTCATGACCCCATCCGCCACCTTGGCGGTGGTCATCTCCACAGTATGCACCAACCCCGACTCGGCATCGACCCCAATGTGCGCCTTCATCCCAAAGTGGTAATTGTTCCCTTTCTTGGTCGAACTCATCTCGGCATCCCGTTTGCGCGCCCGGTTCTTGGTGGACGGCGGGGCAGCGATTAATGTCGCATCGACGATCGTGCCTTGCCGTAGCAACAGGCCTTTTTCGGCCAACAGCGCCGCCGTTTCATCAAATAGGGTTTGTGCTAACTGATGGCGTTCCAGCAGATGCCGGAACTTGAGGATCGTGGTTTCATCCGGCAGGGCGTCCTCGCCCGCATCGAGCCCGGCAAACTCGCGCAGCAGCGGCATGTCGTGCAATACTTCCTCCATCGCCGGATCGGAATAGCCGAACCACTGCTGCATCAGGTGAATGCGCAACATCGTCGCCAAGGGAAAGGGGCGGCGGCCTCGGCCCGCTGTCGGGTAGTGCGGCGCTATCCGGCTCGCCCACAAACTCCAAGGCACTACCTGCTCCATCTCTTGGAGAAATTGCTGCCGCCGAGTCTGTTTCGGTTTCTTCACGAACAGCGGGGCACTGAGTCCGAGTTGCTTCATGGCGGGCACCTATCGAAAATGGCAAGCTGCGGATATTTTATCCCAGGCGTAGGACTTATTCAGAGTTTCCCTAAAGTCCGAGGATTTGCCACGAGTTTCGTAGGGTGGATTGGATGCGCAATGCCCGCGTCCTTTCCGCTTCAACAAGCCCTTCCGCGCATCCAACCCACCTGCCGGTTCAGCTAGGCTGCCGAGGCCGAAGATACCTGCCGAACATCGGCAATATCAAGAGTACCGACCAGAGCAGCGCAGGCACCAGATAGAACCTCCGTTGATAAAAAGTCGGCTCGGGATTTTTCCGGTAGCGAACTTCGTACAAGCCGCTCCAGGGCCGGTAGAGCGGAGAACGCTCCAAAATTTCGCCAGACGCCAGCGCAACGGTCGAAATGCCGGTATTGGTGACCCGCAGCACCGGAATCCGGAATTCGACGCCGCGCGCCAGCGTCATGTACATATGCTGGTAAGGCTCCTGCCAGGCGCCGTACCAGGAATCATTCGTCGCGTTCACGATGAATTCGGCGCCCCGGGCGGCCAGTTCGCGCGAGAATTCGGGAAACAGGCTTTCGTAACAGATTTGCGCGCCGATCTTGAAACCGTTCCATGCCAGCAATTCGCTGGGCCCCTTGCCGCGGGCAAAGTGACCGGTTTCGGGCAGCCACTGTCGGATTTGGGGAAAGAGCCGTTCGCCCGGCACGTATTCGCCGAACGCGAGCAGGATCGTCTTGC
The genomic region above belongs to Methylomicrobium agile and contains:
- the rlmKL gene encoding bifunctional 23S rRNA (guanine(2069)-N(7))-methyltransferase RlmK/23S rRNA (guanine(2445)-N(2))-methyltransferase RlmL codes for the protein MPHYPFFATTPKAMEAVLCEELKQLGAANIKPAIAGAAFEGDLATAYRACLWSRTANRILLLLGTFEVKSQDDLYYGVKKINWFEHMRQEDSFAVSFSAKNSEVITHSHFGALKVKDAIVDQMRAKFHKRPNIATDRPDIRINVHLQGQSAQLSLDLSGESLHRRGYRDITIQAPIKENLAAAMLLKSGWPEIAKAGGTLVDPMCGSGTLLIEAAMIAGDFAPGLLRDYYGFLGWKQHDPACWQAIREEARQRKLAGIDKLPAIVGFDRDRASINAALTHIANAGLQHKIHVERRDIGDAEPAAGWPPGLVICNPPYGERLGDTQETADLYQRFGEILKARFNGWKAALIISDPELGFRLGIRSQKPVTLYNGALECKLLRMNIEPEAFFIPKAKTAEERISRAVEGSQQPTDDRAGAEMFANRLQKNLKKLARWARQNQVTCYRVYDADLPEFAVAVDLYQAEETWVNVQEYEPPKSVDPFKADRRLAGVLAEIPKVLDMKRENVFLKIRRKQKNTDQYEKHGEAGRFHVVEEDGCKFWVNFEDYLDTGLFLDHRPIRLRIQQEAKGKRFLNLFAYTGSATVHAAKGGAIATTTVDMSTTYIGWAKRNMALNRLEGAHEFIQADCLEWLAQEAAQPYCRQYDLIFLDPPTFSNSKRMETVFDIQKDHVQLIAQAATLLDAKGVLYFSTNFRRFKMDHEALPGLHIQDISAATVPEDFARNPKIHYCWRIQKTCTE
- a CDS encoding acylphosphatase, with the translated sequence MHRVKIVVSGRVQGVYFRLFTQNKAKHLAINGTVQNLPDGRVEIYAEADPLMIEKFIKWCRKGPITARVDTIEVTELEPEFSYKSFDII
- a CDS encoding IS5 family transposase; its protein translation is MKQLGLSAPLFVKKPKQTRRQQFLQEMEQVVPWSLWASRIAPHYPTAGRGRRPFPLATMLRIHLMQQWFGYSDPAMEEVLHDMPLLREFAGLDAGEDALPDETTILKFRHLLERHQLAQTLFDETAALLAEKGLLLRQGTIVDATLIAAPPSTKNRARKRDAEMSSTKKGNNYHFGMKAHIGVDAESGLVHTVEMTTAKVADGVMTEALLHGEERVVLGDRAYTRKDRNLAADRLEGEPVWAFPFKRGKGEELPVEQALHNHMLAPLRAMVEHPFRIVKRQFGYTKVRYRGLFKNAQQLYLLFALGNLYHVRQALQPT